In Haematobia irritans isolate KBUSLIRL chromosome 1, ASM5000362v1, whole genome shotgun sequence, a genomic segment contains:
- the LOC142242448 gene encoding hexokinase type 2-like produces MEGPQFQRIQEICSSLEIGTEQLFKLKNDMTKALNLSLTRESEKSILNCRPTFVQEFPHGCEYGPFLAINLKENNFRINLFQLNGESEPKTESEYYDIDQNLLRQQDIGIFEHISESLHRFLKKRNYHRDILSLVLSTPLALKHDSLNHAMLLANASLHLKDLRNKDIGQVLQEAIWRKNPRVHLKALINESTAVLLAGSWRNSSTKIGLVVGSDVNVAYTEKDKEFLQSWETIDSSKPCIIHLDWNCLEDKERPNPFLIDLQNHIDLLSSNLESGCYGKLLNGSYVSEMARQIFVMCTNEGILFNGELGRILTTPFSFTIRHVVEVLSESFANGNFDNSCLMFDRLGVMKPNDVECSKVLYILECVTKRAAALMAVLLSCLIEKIGESHVVIAIDGSFYRNNSIYHKKLENYLGHLISIPCSFELKYIEDGIGKGSALAANIATRQSMMYYDRKEESKEAVNL; encoded by the coding sequence ATGGAAGGACCCCAATTCCAAAGAATTCAAGAAATATGTTCATCTCTAGAAATCGGAACAGAACAACTTTTCAAGTTAAAGAATGACATGACTAAGGCATTAAATTTAAGCCTTACAAGAGAATCGGAAAAATCTATCCTGAACTGTAGGCCTACATTTGTTCAGGAATTTCCCCATGGCTGTGAATATGGTCCGTTTTTGGCAATTAACTTGAAAGAAAACAACTTTCggataaatttatttcaattgaatggGGAATCTGAACCCAAAACAGAATCGGAATATTACGACATTGATCAGAATTTATTGAGACAACAAGATATTGGAATTTTTGAACATATTTCGGAATCCTTGCATAGATTTCTAAAGAAGAGAAACTATCATCGTGACATATTGTCCCTGGTTTTGTCAACACCTTTGGCCCTGAAACATGACAGTCTCAATCATGCTATGCTGTTAGCAAATGCAAGTTTACATCTCAAAGACTTGCGAAATAAGGATATTGGTCAAGTTCTGCAAGAGGCTATATGGCGTAAAAATCCTAGAGTCCATCTAAAGGCTTTGATTAATGAATCGACTGCTGTCCTTTTGGCTGGATCATGGAGAAATTCTTCAACTAAAATTGGTTTAGTTGTGGGATCAGATGTAAATGTGGCCTACACGGAGAAGGATAAAGAATTTCTTCAAAGCTGGGAAACCATAGATTCCTCCAAACCCTGTATTATTCATTTAGACTGGAATTGCTTGGAAGACAAAGAGCGACCAAATCCCTTCCTTATAGATTTGCAAAACCATATCGATTTATTATCCTCAAATCTGGAATCAGGTTGTTATGGAAAGCTTTTGAATGGCAGTTATGTTAGTGAAATGGCTCGTCAAATATTTGTGATGTGCACCAATGAAGGTATTCTCTTTAATGGTGAACTTGGACGTATTCTCACCACTCCATTTTCTTTTACCATACGTCATGTCGTTGAAGTTTTGTCGGAATCTTTTGCCAATGGTAATTTCGATAATTCTTGTCTTATGTTCGATAGACTGGGTGTAATGAAACCTAATGATGTGGAATGTTCTAAAGTTCTTTATATTTTGGAATGTGTTACCAAAAGAGCAGCTGCTTTAATGGCAGTGCTTTTGTCATGTCTCATAGAGAAGATTGGAGAATCTCATGTGGTAATCGCTATTGATGGTAGTTTTTATCGTAACAATTCAATTTAtcataaaaaattggaaaattatcTGGGTCACTTGATTTCTATACCATGTAGCTTCGAATTGAAATATATTGAAGATGGGATAGGTAAGGGCTCAGCCTTAGCAGCCAATATTGCCACAAGGCAGTCAATGATGTACTATGATCGCAAAGAGGAAAGCAAGGAAGCTGTTAATCTGTAG